The Campylobacter hyointestinalis subsp. hyointestinalis nucleotide sequence CGCATTGTTGCTTGATACGATATCAGCTCCAGCCGTACTTGCAAGATCTAGCCCTAAATGCCAACTTTCACTTACGTTTTGTCCATTGTAAGTATAATACCTATGATCACCAAAACTAGCAACCGCAGCGCCATTTTTAAGAGGATAAAAAGGTTTTACGTAAAATGAGTTTATAGACTCTTCTGGAACGACTGAGGTTATCTGCGCTATTTTTTTCTCATTTGATATCCTAAGCGTTTCGTTTATAAATTTAAATTTAGCCAATTTATCCATAGAATCAGGATCATTTGAGTGCATATTTGTAAGATCAAGTATCTTACCGTCTAAAAATCTATCATTCAATGCTATTTTTGAAACCCTATATTTTCTATCTTGTAAAAAGTATTTTATCCTCATAGAACTTCTGTTTTTTGCTTTATCAACCGCAACTATATCTGCGCTAAAATCATCTACGCTAACAGGCCAAGCAACCAAAGAAGCGTAATATCCTTCTTTGTAAAACGGTGTAGCTTTAAATTTCTTACCATAACTTGTCATAATATAAACTTCGTCTAAATTTGGATCGCTAGCTCTAAATACAACTGCTGCAGAACCACCTTTTGCTATCTTGTATGATTGATTTAGCGCGTAAAGCTCCGGTCTTTTCGTGTCTATCTTTAGCTCTGCTTGTGTGGTAGCTTCGTTTCCTCTAAAAAAATTCCATTTACTATTATCAGTCGCTTCTACGATAAGAGTATAATTTTTCTTTTCATTAAATGTATTTCTTTTTGGGAAAGAGATATTAAACGAGAGTTGTTTTGGCGTATCTTTAAACTCTTGGCTCATAACTACTTGAGATGAAGCGCCGTCATTTAGTATAACTTTTATAAATTTAATACCGCTCTCATCTTCTATCTTTATAGGTATAGGATCTTTTAAATTCCAGTAAATTTGAGATTCAAGAGCCACTTTTGGGCTATTTTTTTCAAACATACTAGAGTTTAAAACCCCAAAAACACCGGCTACTAAAACCAAAATGATAACTATATAAACTAAGCTTTTAAGTCCGTTATTTTTTCTCATATTCTACCTTTATTTACATCTAATTTTATGATTTTATCAAAATAATTATAAATTTAACTACAAAATATCTCTAAGTTTTCTAGCAGTGTTCATCCACTCTTTTAATTCGTCCCATTTTTCGCCTTTTATCAAATCTTGACAAATTTGAAGCTCATTTTTAAACGAATCAATCGCGCTGACAAGATTATTTTTATTTTGCTTAAATATATCCACCCACATTTCAGGACTTGACTTTGCGATACGAGCCATTCCGCTAAAACTACCACCAGCTAGCAACAAAATATTTCTTTTATCTTCTTCTTTTAGCGTAGCATTTACCAAACTATAGCTAATAGCGTGAGGTAAATGCGAGATGATACCTACATGATGATCGTGGCTTTTTGCGTCCATAAAAATGATCTTCATACCGGCGTGACTTAGTATCTCAACCGCTCTTTTTATATGCTTTTCGTGCGCATTTTTATCATCGCATACTACTACAACAGCGCCGTTTAAAAGAGATTTAAACGCTGCTTTAGGACCGGAGTTTTCAGTTCCTGCCATAGGGTGAGCTGCTACGAAATTTTCTCTTATTTCTTTTGGACATTCTTCTAATATTTTAGATTTCGTAGAGCCAAGATCTACTATCGTAGTATTTTTGGGTATATCTTTTAGATCACCCAAAACCTTTATGATGGCTTCAACAGGAATAGCTAAAAATATCATATCGCAAGTACGTTTCATCTCTTCAAAACTGATGATCTTATCAATCAAACCGAGCTTTAGAGCGTCCTCTTCATTTTGCTTATTTAGATCATAACCGCTGACACTAGAGATGATCTTCATATCCCTAAGGGCTAGACCAAGAGATCCGCCTATAAGTCCGAGTCCGATTATTCCAACTTTCATATATTTCCTTGATAATTTTTTCGCAATTATACTTTAAATTTAAAAAAAGTTTTATTACGCTATCAAATTTGTATCGCTTTTTTAAATTTATTGTATGTTAAAAGTATTTATGATAGTATGGCAAAAATTACTTAACTTTAGGCAAAAATTAATGAAAAAAATTTTCTTTTTAAGCTTAGTTGCAGCGTCCGCGCTAAATGCTGCTACTATAAAATCCATAACATACAAAGGGCTTATCCACTTATCAAACGATATAGCAAATGATATCTCTGGATTAAAAATAGGCGATAATCTAACTGAACAATCCTCAAATCAAGCTATTTTAAATTTATATAAACAAGGATATTTTAAAGATATCTACATAGAAGAAAATGACGGAAACGTTATTATAAATTTCAAAGAAAAACCTACGATAGCAAAACTTGATATAGAAG carries:
- a CDS encoding prephenate dehydrogenase, translating into MKVGIIGLGLIGGSLGLALRDMKIISSVSGYDLNKQNEEDALKLGLIDKIISFEEMKRTCDMIFLAIPVEAIIKVLGDLKDIPKNTTIVDLGSTKSKILEECPKEIRENFVAAHPMAGTENSGPKAAFKSLLNGAVVVVCDDKNAHEKHIKRAVEILSHAGMKIIFMDAKSHDHHVGIISHLPHAISYSLVNATLKEEDKRNILLLAGGSFSGMARIAKSSPEMWVDIFKQNKNNLVSAIDSFKNELQICQDLIKGEKWDELKEWMNTARKLRDIL
- a CDS encoding M23 family metallopeptidase, translating into MRKNNGLKSLVYIVIILVLVAGVFGVLNSSMFEKNSPKVALESQIYWNLKDPIPIKIEDESGIKFIKVILNDGASSQVVMSQEFKDTPKQLSFNISFPKRNTFNEKKNYTLIVEATDNSKWNFFRGNEATTQAELKIDTKRPELYALNQSYKIAKGGSAAVVFRASDPNLDEVYIMTSYGKKFKATPFYKEGYYASLVAWPVSVDDFSADIVAVDKAKNRSSMRIKYFLQDRKYRVSKIALNDRFLDGKILDLTNMHSNDPDSMDKLAKFKFINETLRISNEKKIAQITSVVPEESINSFYVKPFYPLKNGAAVASFGDHRYYTYNGQNVSESWHLGLDLASTAGADIVSSNNAIVAFNADNGIYGLNMILYHGFGLYTLYGHCNSSVVNTKDRVSADRLIGTTGTSGLALGDHLHFGVLVQGVEVRPEEWMDTKWMKDNIYDVLELSKQVIDKK